GAGTGCACaagcacaaaaataaatgtattacaattattaaaatatataatgactACTGATAAATGTGTAGAATAAAATTATCAAACCAATACACATTATATAAGTATTAGTCTAAAAAGCTGATGAAATTCTTGGGTAGATGATAGAGTCAAAAGCTGTATATTAGTGTGATATTAAAGATTGTTAAACATCAGCTATAGTCTGGAGGTACCATCAAAAAAtctatataatattttataatcataattagggttgcaaaggggtggacagtttccggtaaatttccggaaactttccggaaactttccatgggaagttaagctcgggaatttggggaattttgaaaaaaaataaaaaatacgcaaattaaaagctgagcaataaaaacacgattcaaaactctattctaaagatgtatggaatgcagcacacactgcattttgagtttcaaccctccactgtgcattcttccatcacatgcacagataactcccagcatccttcacactacagcagggctattgaggcctgctgtagagtgcaggactagtcaggtaagtttcgatgatattactgggaatacatattagcatgctgattgaggattgtttaAATGTTCATCTaacctatttccattcatttatccatcaattgtaaaatatgtttacagacgattccaattgtttggctaactatttatatctctggcattgcattagtgtttttttacaaactttcttctcatcttattctacataGCAAtaccacgtgcactctctcatgtgtggagacatttcaccccatccaatgtagaaggaaaggctgtgtacatttgcaaatactgtgcaaagacctatgttaagaatgacacaaagatgcagaagcatatagtcaagtgcccaaagtttcctcagggctcaaatcagcatatgacacaacaaaatgtttatatttatgtctgtatatgacaaggtaaatacagttagtataaattatccacaaaatttccagtttattcccgttaattcccgtatattcccgtatattcccgttaattcccgttaattcccgttaattaccttggaaagtttccaactttgaatattcccggaattttgcaaccctaatcataaTACAGGTGAAAAAATGTCTATGAGAGAAACTGATAACCAGGTCACTCAACCTAAATTAACtaaagcattttattttgaaaaggtccAGGACGAGCTCTCCGTACGATCAAAGCATCGCGAGGCCTTGTTCCGGTATCGCGACATCCGGCGGGGAAACGTCACTTGACGAGACTTGCAGCGTGGGCCTCTAGAAGAAGGAGCGCTTCATGGCGGTGACGGAGTCTGCGGTAAATAAATCCCtcgacacagagacactttagCGAGTTCCGTCCCCGGGCGGATGTGTTAGTAGCAAGCGAGGCCTGGTGCAGCCGAGCCGCGGGAAATACGCAGTAAATAGACAGTAATTTTTTGCGGGAGAAAAACGGCGACTTCCCGCGTCATTGTAGTGAATCCCGGACGTTAGCTAGTACGAGCTAGCTTGCTAACAATAACGATAGCGCTGGTGGTAAGCTAATCGGAAACCAGGCCTTGCTAATTTTGTGCGGTTGTTCTAATCATGCATTTCGCTTTACTGTGCTGTAATAAAGTCAAACCTTAGTTAATGTCCGATATTAGCTCAACACCTGTTCGGCTAATGTTAGCCAAAACCCGTTGTTGCTACTTATCCTAGCTAGCCTATGTTAGGTTAGCATCCATGCGTCTCAAGCTAACGTCCGCTGAATAGAGTACACGGGAGAACAGGCTAGCTGTTTGTACAATGCtctgtaataaaacaataatgcaAGCTGCCTGATTTGTAATTGTTAGTCTGAAGGCATTTCTTATTTCCCCTAGAAGTTGTTGAATTGTTAAAGCTTCCCCATCAGTCATCTTCCCCTCGGGGCTGTCCTGCCTCAGTCTGGTGGACCCAGCCATTAGCGGGTTGCGTAGGTAAGGAGTCCGTCCGGTCCCACCTGCTCTGAATCCCGGTGTATGTCCTCTATCATGCTATCATATTCAATTAATACCTGTGCTGTTTGAGGTTATGTGACTTATGCTTGCAATACAGGATTTGTGTAATTGAATACATGTTGCTGTGGATGTATGTACATGCAGCCGGATGTTGGCGCTGCAGACCAGGTTTCTCAGTATTCGTGCTAATTGCCCTTTTCTGGATTGCAGGGAGGTGAATCTCTGACGATGGAGAATGGACAGGGCACAGGCGCCAAGCTTGGCCTTCCGCCTCTCAccccagagcagcaggaggcactTCAGAGGGTAGGAAGCCCTGGACATGCACTATCTGTATCAATGTACCCATAGTGATGATAGAAATAACATATTAAGTATCACTTTTCTGCTATAACCTTGTTTTTGTGGACAGGTTTCTCCTTTTAATGCACGTAGGGCCATAACCTGGACCTCAGACATAGAAAGAGTGAAGCGATAATTACTAAATACACATTATCACAGCCTGTAGAGGTCTAAATTGGTTGTTTCTTCTGTTCACATGTCTGATCAGGTGTTCTCCAATTAATGACTTCTCCTTTTAAAACACATAGGGCCATAACATAGACCTCAGACAGAGAAAGAATGAAGCAATAATTACTTAATACATATAATCACAACCTGTAGAAGTCTAAATTGGTTGTTTCCTCGGTTTTCTCCAATTAATGACTTCTCCTTTTCAGGCAAAGAAGTATGCCATGGAACAAAGCATTAAGAGTGTGCTGGTGAAGCAGACTATTGCCCATCAGCAACAACAGCTCACCAACTTGCAGGTGAGATGTGTGGAAAGTTTGTGGATCGCTGCTAAAAGAGGGATTGTATTGGGTCTGTCGCCTGGAAGTCTTGAGTATCTTAGCCCTTTTATACTTAATAATTGTTCAGTAATTTAGATTTCCGATATCTCCGAAGTATGTTTTAAATTAGCTTTCTTACTCCCCCATGCtctgaaatacaaatataatgtataGAACGTGTTCCTTTGCTTTTGCTTCTGCTCTTTTTCAGATGGTGAAGATCGTCATGAAATAATTGCTTTTCATGTTAAttgctttgcatttttaaaggCGACCTGTTTATATGTATTGCTTGTGATGATTAATAATTCAGATAGGGGAGACAACTCTCCAAACTATATATTATTTAGATGGAGGGTCTGAGTATAATTTTAGCCTAACTTCTTTTGCTTATCTAGCAAAACAATTACCTTTATGAAAAAGCATAGCTTAGGGATATCTAACTTTTCAGCACTTTTTTCGTCTTTACTGTCTTTCAGATGGCAGCAGTGACGATGGGCTTTGGAGATCCTCTCTCACCTTTACAATCGGTCAATAGCATATTCAATGTTTTATCTGTGCTACTGTTTTACTCGTTGCTTCTGCAACAATCCCTGCCTTTTTATCTAAGCAAAGAATGTATATTTTGTAAGAAACATGACTTTCCTTTAACATGAATGACTGTTAGTCATTGAAGCACTTGTTTAAGTTGCATTGGAATAATCttcattagtgtttttttggaagaaGCCAAGATGGTGGGTCgtctctacggaggccaccatgtttttttttagtttttttttttacagtagtccaaacTAGACAATCTAAAcgccttttgagtttttatgacaactaaaTAATACCagaggttctctctcatgttaaGAAGGTGAGGGTGAGGTGatgggtattcagctgcaacatgccaCTTcctctagatgtcactaaattctacacactgtaCCTTTTTAAAAGAGATTTTAGAGGACTTAAATAACttcaaaaatatgtatttgctCCATTTATAAAACAAAGCTCTTGGCATGGGATGAAAGAGGGATAGCAATCCCTTTAATGGTCCAAAATGAGCGAACTGCTGGAACAGGGATCTTATTGGCCTTCTCAAAGTCAAGTTTTTATCTGTTAATGAACAAGTAAACTTTTCAGTATGTCCTAAATAAGGCAAGTGAAATATTTGGTTGGTGATGGAAAGAAATGAACAGAAGCAGAGAGTAAAACACAGTAACTTCTGGTGGTTAAACCATCGCTCACCTTTAGGTTACTTTAGTTACCTAACTTGCATCCCTGGACAACAGGTTAGTTACTGAAGCAAAATATTTGTGAGGGCTCTGCCTGTCAATCACTTACGGGTGTTTTCATCCATATGTCTGTTCAGTAGTATCTGGACAGAGGCCCTATTGTAATTACAAGTGGTGACATCAGTATTTAATAACTGTTATACTTGTAAGTGTTCTTATCCACAGTTATATCCATTGATTACATTATTGGGTTATTACCCTTTTTTACCTGTCCAGATCCCCTAACTTGAATTGCCCTCTAACAATGTTTGGAAAATGCAAGCACAGTagttaatatacatttattattagcGGCTGTCTCCTTTCCTTTGCTCTCTAATGCTTATCTTGTGGTGTTTTTCCTGGTTGGCAGGTGGCAGCTCAGAGGCAGCGTGCTCTCGCCATCATGTGCCGGGTGTATGTGGGCTCCATATACTACGAGCTTGGTGAAGACACCATCAGACAGGCCTTTGCTCCTTTCGGCCCAATCAAGAGCATTGACATGTCTTGGGATTCTGTTACAATGAAACACAAGGTCGGTATCATACAAATTCTTCTGCTTCACTTTGATTTTAATGCGGAAAATTAGTAATAGACATGCCTCAGTTCTTTCTAACGTTCTGTTTTTCCGGTTGACTGTGCAGGGCTTTGCCTTTGTGGAGTATGATGTGCCAGAAGCTGCCCAGCTGGCTCTGGAGCAGATGAACTCAGTCATGTTGGGGGGGCGAAACATTAAGGTTAGTTGTCTGGAGATGTTGGGATCTCTCCAATTCTTAGGATACCATGACTCAAAGGAACCACAAGTAATATCTCAAGTTCTATAACTGTTCCTTTTTTGATGTAGTTTGATTGAAACAGGAGTTTTGGATTCCCTCCTGCCAATTGGAATGCTGAGTCAATTAGTAAATTATGTACATTTGTGATTCTTAAATGACCTGTGTGTTACTAATTTTTCTCTTCTtgcgtgtctgtgtctgttgatTTCCAGGTGCGTGTGTATGTCTGGGTGTATGCTTAGGGTATTGTCTgctcgtgttgtgtgtttccatgaTGTCATCAAGGCTGTTTTAGTGACCAGTTGCAGTACGATGCCCAGCGGCGCATGGCATCGCTCCGTGTCCATGGTGTGCTGATGATGGGCTGCGCCTGGTTGGTGTTGCTTGGCCGCCCCATCTGTAGTACAGATCCCAGTCGCACATATATGCTCGTGTTACATAGGGAACTCAGTTCTGTGGTTAAGTGAGGGGTCAGAGTGTATAGTTGTAGCATAAGGCGTTCCCCTGTCGGTGTTGCCACCAGCTCAGCTAGTCACGCTGTGTAAATCTGGTGTTTTGAAGATGTACTTCTTTTTAAATGCTGAAGTTATTTATTTGAGTCATTTGAAATTCggtttaaaatgaattaatttgtCAAGATTGAGTGCCAACAGTTTATCTAGTTTATATAAGTTTTATATAAGTGACAATTAGGTGATGATTTTGGTGCTCAACTGACAAAAATTTGAAACAAATTCTCTCAAAAAGTGCAAATAATTGTTGTCCATAGTTTAATCTTTTAATCATGTTTAGTCTCAAAGCTTTATGAATTAAGAAAccttattataatttatttagttTGAGTCCCTTTATTTTTTAGATGGGTTATTGGAGTGTTTTTTGTACGTGGTGCCCTTGTAGAGAATGATGAGGCTAGACATAGATTTCAGATCAATATCTGAACCATTAAACAGGCTATAGTGAAGTAATGGACATGCACAACAGGATAATTGACAGGTCAGCTTTTTCTCATGATTGTAGATGAAGACTGGCTTTGACTGAACTCGGTGGCTGCCGAAACTTAGCTCTGCAGGGACATACAGTTTCCGATAGTGCGTCCTCGGTTGATACAAGAAATCCCAcactcaatagccctgctggtATGATCTGTGCTATAGGTTGGGCGGCCAAGTAACATCGGTCAGGCGCAACCCATCATTGACCAGCTGGCAGAGGAGGCGCGCGCCTTTAACCGGATCTACGTGGCATCCGTCCACCCTGACCTGTCGGATGACGACATCAAGAGTGTGTTTGAGGCCTTCGGGAGGATCAAGTCTTGCACGTTAGCCAGAGACCCCACAACAGGGCGACACCGAGGCTTTGGCTTCATCGGTGAGCTGGGGACCCTCATTCGCTCGTGCTCTAGCGTATCTGTTGCTCTGCTACTAActactgtttttattctcttgcaGAGTATGAAAAGCCTCAATCAGCCTTGGACGCCGTGTCTTCTATGAACCTCTTTGACCTGGGGGGCCAGTATCTACGGGTGGGCAAAGCAGTGACGCCGCCCATACCCCTACTGACCCCCACAACCCCAGGTGGTCTGCCACCTGCTGCAGCAGTGGCTGCAGCGGCAGCCACTGCTAAGATAACGGCCCAGGCAAGTATGAATCCCTTCCAAAGGGAT
The genomic region above belongs to Limanda limanda chromosome 20, fLimLim1.1, whole genome shotgun sequence and contains:
- the puf60b gene encoding poly(U)-binding-splicing factor PUF60-B isoform X3 codes for the protein MAVTESAGGESLTMENGQGTGAKLGLPPLTPEQQEALQRAKKYAMEQSIKSVLVKQTIAHQQQQLTNLQMAAVTMGFGDPLSPLQSVAAQRQRALAIMCRVYVGSIYYELGEDTIRQAFAPFGPIKSIDMSWDSVTMKHKGFAFVEYDVPEAAQLALEQMNSVMLGGRNIKVGRPSNIGQAQPIIDQLAEEARAFNRIYVASVHPDLSDDDIKSVFEAFGRIKSCTLARDPTTGRHRGFGFIEYEKPQSALDAVSSMNLFDLGGQYLRVGKAVTPPIPLLTPTTPGGLPPAAAVAAAAATAKITAQEAVAGASVLGALAAPQLLGQQMGIPQAVMAAQAPGVITGVTPVRPPIPVLPQVGLVNPVLASPPVLSNLALGSSLQAKKEEKEEQLQDGTGQEMLSDQEHMSISGSSARHMVMQKLLRKSESTVMVLRNMVGPEDIDDDLEGEVTEECGKFGSVNRVIIYQEKQGEEEDADVIVKIFVEFSMASEMNKAIQALNDRWFGGRKVVAEVYDQDRFNSSDLSA
- the puf60b gene encoding poly(U)-binding-splicing factor PUF60-B isoform X2, producing the protein MENGQGTGAKLGLPPLTPEQQEALQRAKKYAMEQSIKSVLVKQTIAHQQQQLTNLQMAAVTMGFGDPLSPLQSVAAQRQRALAIMCRVYVGSIYYELGEDTIRQAFAPFGPIKSIDMSWDSVTMKHKGFAFVEYDVPEAAQLALEQMNSVMLGGRNIKVGRPSNIGQAQPIIDQLAEEARAFNRIYVASVHPDLSDDDIKSVFEAFGRIKSCTLARDPTTGRHRGFGFIEYEKPQSALDAVSSMNLFDLGGQYLRVGKAVTPPIPLLTPTTPGGLPPAAAVAAAAATAKITAQASMNPFQRDLMAFQEAVAGASVLGALAAPQLLGQQMGIPQAVMAAQAPGVITGVTPVRPPIPVLPQVGLVNPVLASPPVLSNLALGSSLQAKKEEKEEQLQDGTGQEMLSDQEHMSISGSSARHMVMQKLLRKSESTVMVLRNMVGPEDIDDDLEGEVTEECGKFGSVNRVIIYQEKQGEEEDADVIVKIFVEFSMASEMNKAIQALNDRWFGGRKVVAEVYDQDRFNSSDLSA
- the puf60b gene encoding poly(U)-binding-splicing factor PUF60-B isoform X1, which gives rise to MAVTESAGGESLTMENGQGTGAKLGLPPLTPEQQEALQRAKKYAMEQSIKSVLVKQTIAHQQQQLTNLQMAAVTMGFGDPLSPLQSVAAQRQRALAIMCRVYVGSIYYELGEDTIRQAFAPFGPIKSIDMSWDSVTMKHKGFAFVEYDVPEAAQLALEQMNSVMLGGRNIKVGRPSNIGQAQPIIDQLAEEARAFNRIYVASVHPDLSDDDIKSVFEAFGRIKSCTLARDPTTGRHRGFGFIEYEKPQSALDAVSSMNLFDLGGQYLRVGKAVTPPIPLLTPTTPGGLPPAAAVAAAAATAKITAQASMNPFQRDLMAFQEAVAGASVLGALAAPQLLGQQMGIPQAVMAAQAPGVITGVTPVRPPIPVLPQVGLVNPVLASPPVLSNLALGSSLQAKKEEKEEQLQDGTGQEMLSDQEHMSISGSSARHMVMQKLLRKSESTVMVLRNMVGPEDIDDDLEGEVTEECGKFGSVNRVIIYQEKQGEEEDADVIVKIFVEFSMASEMNKAIQALNDRWFGGRKVVAEVYDQDRFNSSDLSA